The Plectropomus leopardus isolate mb chromosome 2, YSFRI_Pleo_2.0, whole genome shotgun sequence genome has a window encoding:
- the gpr27 gene encoding probable G-protein coupled receptor 27 — protein MANTSEFGEGSPSLQNYASAASAVKLVSLGLIMGISLLGNASLSLLLLKDGSLHKAPYYFLLDLCLADVVRSAVCFPFVMASISGGSAWPYSALSCKIVAFMSVLFCFHVAFLLFCVSVTRYMAIAHHRFYYKRMNLCTCVAVICMVWTLSVAMAFPPVFDVGTYKFIREEEQCIFEHRYVKANDTLGFMLMLAVIVGTTHVVYIKMLCFVYDHRKMKPAQLVPAISQNWTFHGPGATGQAAANWIAGFGRGPTPPTLVGIRQALYPGNRRLLVLDEFKMEKRIGKMYYMITLTFLILWAPYISACYLRIFVRGAPVPQLYLSAAVWMSFAQAGANPIISFMFNKELRMRFRACFPCCLGTQTPMEPYCVI, from the coding sequence ATGGCAAACACAAGCGAGTTTGGGGAGGGCAGCCCGTCCTTACAGAACTATGCGTCCGCGGCCTCTGCGGTCAAGCTGGTCTCCCTGGGTCTGATCATGGGCATCAGCCTGCTGGGAAACGCGTCGctgtcgctgctgctgctcaagGACGGCTCGCTGCACAAGGCTCCCTACTACTTCCTCCTGGACCTGTGCCTGGCGGACGTGGTGCGCTCCGCAGTGTGTTTCCCCTTCGTGATGGCATCGATCAGCGGCGGCTCCGCGTGGCCGTACAGCGCGCTCAGCTGCAAGATCGTCGCCTTCATGTCGGTGCTCTTCTGCTTCCACGTCGCCTTCCTGCTCTTCTGCGTCAGCGTCACCCGGTACATGGCGATCGCCCACCACAGGTTTTACTACAAGCGCATGAATCTGTGTACGTGCGTGGCGGTCATCTGCATGGTGTGGACTCTCTCTGTGGCCATGGCGTTCCCTCCTGTTTTCGACGTGGGCACCTATAAATTCATCCGTGAGGAGGAGCAGTGCATCTTTGAGCACCGCTACGTGAAGGCGAACGACACTCTGGGCTTCATGCTGATGCTGGCCGTCATCGTGGGGACGACGCATGTGGTTTACATCAAGATGCTGTGCTTCGTGTACGACCACCGCAAAATGAAGCCGGCGCAGCTGGTACCTGCCATCAGCCAGAACTGGACCTTCCACGGCCCCGGAGCCACCGGGCAGGCCGCCGCCAACTGGATCGCCGGCTTCGGCCGCGGACCCACCCCGCCGACGCTGGTCGGGATCAGGCAAGCATTGTACCCCGGCAACAGGAGGCTGCTGGTGCTGGATGAGTTCAAAATGGAGAAACGGATCGGGAAGATGTACTACATGATTACACTGACCTTCCTCATTCTGTGGGCTCCTTATATAAGCGCCTGCTACCTGAGAATATTTGTGCGGGGAGCTCCGGTCCCGCAGCTCTACCTGAGCGCTGCGGTGTGGATGAGCTTCGCCCAGGCGGGAGCGAACCCCATCATCAGCTTCATGTTCAACAAGGAGCTGCGGATGCGCTTCAGAGCCTGTTTCCCCTGTTGCCTGGGAACACAGACACCCATGGAGCCATACTGTGTCATCTGA